A stretch of DNA from Equus asinus isolate D_3611 breed Donkey chromosome 20, EquAss-T2T_v2, whole genome shotgun sequence:
GCTTCTCTGCTTTAGTTTCCCTATAGCACTTATTCCCATTAGATATAGTATGTTTTCTTGTTCATTTGTTCGTGATTTGCTTCCCATGAGGGTAGGATATTTTgtctgcctggcacatagttgtccAGCAAATACTTGTTGACTGACTGAGATAAATTAATCACAATGGTGTAGTGAGGCTTAGAGATTATTCTGAATACTGGGAAAGTAAATAGTGAGCAATTAAGGAAGTCACCTTGAGATTCAATTGGAATGAGTCAAAATATCCAATACAttggaaagaaaatatgtaaattaaaattatagtgaaaatgtaaaattagaaaCTATTTTGTCCCTTTTTGCCATCCTCAACCTCAACCTCCACCCCCATTTGAGATCTTCACAAGACAGATATGATATTTGATGATTATAACAACAGCTGGAAGacttatgaaaataatatttcttcttGTTTACTAGAAACTAGATTCTCTTGAAATTATACTAAGAAATGTCTATTGCTTTTGCAACCTTGttgtatattaaaatgtaaatttctcaGGGAATTTACACATTTAGCCATTATTAAACATTGCAACTTTAAAATAGGTTTGGTCAGGAATTTTTGTTTAGCAAGAACATTTACACAAAGGAACAGATCTGAGATACATATAGATAGGTAAATAGATAGAGATGGAGATACATATCTCtgtatcatctatctatctatctgtcatctataaGCATAGACCAGTAAGTAAGAATGTAGGCTAGGAAGACTGTTCCTTGAGTTGTTAGGAGATTAGAGAGAGTATAAGGGCACTGGGTCTTGGGAGTAGGCACTGCTAAAGAGGAAGTGAGTGTCACCAAAAGTAAATATTCAGACATTTTAGCTTAAGATAGACATTGACTTGAAACTGATTAGTTAATCTTAAAAAGAAgcagaagtaaaaacaaaaataaatttttaaaagtgttatttacttttaaaagtgcTGTTTTCTACACATATTCAGAAAGTATCCCACCATACATAACTTTTTTAGAGATTCTTTGACATCCTTGTTCCTAAGGCTGTAGATAAGGGGGTTAAGCATGGGAATCACGGTGGTGTAAAACACAGAGGACACCTTCTCCTGTGTTGTGTCACTGGTAGATggtttaaaatacataaagatgaTGGAGCCATAGAAGACCCCAACAGCTGCAAGGTGGGAGCTGCATGTACTGACAGCTTTGGACCTGCCTTCACCTGAGCGGATGCACATGATGCTGGAAAGGATGAAGGCATAAGAGGTGAAGATGGCTAAAGCACATGCAAATACATTGAATCCAACCAAAATCATCACCAGAAGTTCCTTTGTGTAGTCTCTTGAGCAAGATATATTCAGAAGAGGAAGGATGTCACAGAAGTAATGGTGAATGATATTAGTTCCACAGAAAGAGCGACTAGCTATGTAGCTGGCATGAACCAAGGCTCCAATGGCCCCTACTATATACACACTCATGACCAGTAGAAAACAAACTCTGTGGGACATGGTGACATTGTAGAGCAAGGGGTTACAGATGGCAACATAACGATCATATGCCATGACTGTCAGCATGTAAGAGTCACCAATaccaaagaagcagaagaaaaagagctGGGCCATGCACTCAGGAAGGGAGGTGAAATTCTTCTCTGACATG
This window harbors:
- the LOC106835975 gene encoding olfactory receptor 8D1-like; the protein is MHRGNHSSVTEFILEGLTDQPGLQIPLFFLFLFIYMVSIVGNFSLVFLIRISSQLHTPMYYFLSNLSFIDLCLSSVIIPKMLVNFMSEKNFTSLPECMAQLFFFCFFGIGDSYMLTVMAYDRYVAICNPLLYNVTMSHRVCFLLVMSVYIVGAIGALVHASYIASRSFCGTNIIHHYFCDILPLLNISCSRDYTKELLVMILVGFNVFACALAIFTSYAFILSSIMCIRSGEGRSKAVSTCSSHLAAVGVFYGSIIFMYFKPSTSDTTQEKVSSVFYTTVIPMLNPLIYSLRNKDVKESLKKLCMVGYFLNMCRKQHF